The sequence tccttccttccttccttccattCTTTTAACAGTTCAAATCTTCTCATGCATATCCCATGTTTTATATCATTCATGAATAGTTATATGTGGGATTTCCATAAATTTGCCTCATCTTTTTGATCCATGAACAGCATAGAAACCGAGAATGTTAACAATCTCTGCTTTCTTCACTCTGCCTTGCCAAACACCCCAAAACCTCATAAATTTTGCCTACTTGAGGGTGTGATTTGTCCCCTGCAACAAACACATCGGACATCCCCTTCACCTGAACACAGCTCCAACCTGGTTTCTTTCTTACCTCTTCTCTGTGCATCAACTTCCTAGTTCTTTCAGTTTCTTCCCACCTCTCGTCACCAGCAAAAATATTGCTCAACACAACTTGATAGCCCATATTATCTGGTTCCAAATCAAAAAGCTTCTTGGCTGCATAATTTCCAAGAACACTATCGGAATGAGTCCTACAAGAAGCAAGCAGTGCTCCCCAGATTCGACCATCAGGCTCAGCGATCATGCCGGTGATCACATCAAGAGCTTCACCAAGCCTCCCAGATCGGCCAAGCAAGTCCACCAAGCATGTGTAGTGGCTTATCTCAGGCCGGATACAATATCTTGTGATCATGCAGTCGAACAACTCACAGCCTTCTCTCACAAGTCCTGAGTGATTACAAGCAGACAACAAGCTCAGAAAGGTGACACTGTTTGGTCTAACACCTTCCTCCTTCATCCGGTAGAACAAGTCCAAAGCTTCCATGCCAAGTCCATGGACGGCGTATCCTTCCACCATCGAGGTCCATGCTACGATATCTTTCTCCGCTATTCTATCGAAACACCTTCGTGCTAAGTCGATGCTCCCACACTTTGCATACATGTTGAGAACAGAGGTTCCGAGTGCTGTATCATCTGAGTCACCAGCTTCCAGGGTGTTGTTCCTTATCAAGTACCCATGAATTCCTTTACCCCACATCAAAACACCCAAATGCGAGCATGCCATGACCAAAACCCTTAGAGCATCCTTACCGGGCATAAATCCAGCTTCTTGCATCCTTTGAAATAAGCGAACTGTTTCCAGGAATTCTCCATTCTGAAGAAATCCCCACATCATGATGCACCATAAAGTGCTGCTCTTTGTTTGAGCTTCTTCGTATAACTGGACTGCAAATTCGAGTTCTCCGCATTTAGCATAGAAATCTACGAGAGAAGCATGCAGAATTGCATCTATCTGCCCAGCTTTTACTGCATGACAGTGTGCCCATTTGCCCAGTCGAAGATCCTCGGACTTCGCCAATGCAGAGAGGAGCGATGTCAGTGTCTCGCTGCTGGGACTCAACTCCATCTTCATCTTCTCGTAACTATCTATGGCTCCGGAAACATCTCCCATGGAAGAGTACATCGATACGAGGACGTTCCATGAGGCAACGCTCCTGTTCTGGATGTCGTCGAAGAGCTTCTGCACCACCTCGAAGCAAGACAATTTGCTGAACATGGTCAAGATCGAATTTTGAACCAATTCATGGCCTCCGAAGCCCATCTTGATCACGAACCCGTGCAATTGGCACCCTCCTGCGACGTCTGCCGCGGCGCAGCACGCGCGCAGTAGGACCGCCAGTGTAACTGGGCTGGGCTGCAAGCCCTCCGCTCGCATTCGATGCAGCAAGTCGAAGGCCTCACCAAAGTCGCCTACGCCAGCGTAGCCGGATATCAAGGATGTCCAAGATACCACATCCCTCACACACATTTCATCGAACACCTGACGCGCCATGCCGACTCCGCCATTTCTGACGTACGCCTCCATCATCGTGTTGCAGAAGTAGACATCGCCGGCGAAGCCGGCTTTGACTGCAAGACAGTGGATCGCTTCTCCGACGTCGATCCGACTTGCAAGAGACGAAGCCGCGCGGTTCACGAGGGGAAACGTGTAGTGATCCGGCCGAGCGCCGCCTTCTCGCATGGCGGAGAAGAGGGAGAGGGCGGTGTGGAAGTGGCCGGAATCGACATGGGCTCTTATCATCGAATTCCATCGATCCGTACTTGGTATCAGGAAGGCCTTCGGCTCCGCGATGGGATTGCTGGATAGAGGTCGGGCAGCAAACGATGGGACGCGGTGCTTGAGAGCGAAAGCCGAGGCTTTTAGGAGCGCCGCGTGGCACATGAACGCACCCAGGAATGCCGATGAGGACGGCTGCGGCGGGCGTATGACAGGCTGCGGCATTTTTACATAATTTTTCTTGCAAAGTTCTACAATATAATTTGGGTCCTTACAAATTAATATAATCActacaaattagtttttgagTCTAATAATAAATCTTTAATGTCTTAATAGTCAAGTAACAAAGTTgaaataagagtttcaatatatacatatattattgattttaaaataaaaacgTCTAATCATAACCTACCATTTCAAGTAACAAAGTTTAATGAtcttttcactatctattgatcttagtgataactaaggctcttaattcaaatcaattttttcatttacttggcaagttagatatcatggataatgtctaacagaggggagtgctcagaaggatcacactaaatctaataattaactactattttcatatgatgtctgaaatggtaatattaaatgtaattacttattgccattttcataaaaatatatgaaaatgatatgtttttccctttattgtaatacaataaatatatatatatatattttcatggaAAGAGTACATGAATATGGCAATCGGTCCTCGAAACATTTCTCTGTTTCAAACGAGGAGAGTTGGATATCTTCTCACACTAAGAGTCGTCATCCTTCCCTCTTACttctctatataatggacaataagttggactctttcaaatctctgatcgttggaatggatgatggtacgctcaatagcacccatagcaccaacctcggaagtagcggtcgtccccttcccgataacttgctggcagagatcctctcctacctcccagcaaagaccttctttaggatcctctctgtttgcaagagctttcgccagctctcatcagattctcattttctcctttcacagtcgtaccacaacaatgtcatctccggcttctttccccACGACAGCGCCTTTTCTGGAGCCTTCTGcctcgttgacccctacgccggtgtgcccagaagcagcctcgaattcttgttccgcaaatgcaaaatcgttgggtcagctggtggcctcgtctttgtgtTGCATAAGACAGATGGTGCCTTATTCGTCTACAACCCGGTCCGTGGTACTCGGTGCCAGCTACCCTCCCCGCCGGGCAAGTATTGTAAAtggggtggcatcgcggtgagattcttgaacgatggagatggggtgacgaaaggctacaggttggtctacctttcacggcACTCAGTAAGGAGcaagttgcaccgctgtcaggtctatgactcgtctgcgagggtgtggacgatggacaaggaactcgacttcggttggttggaactacatttggagcacccggtgatCTGCGACGACGTCGTGTTCTGGGCATCGTCAAATTCGTTCTCGAACGAGATCGACCAGTgtgtcgtcgcctttgatgtgagaaaggagcgcacgcagatcatccctctgccgaaagaagcagccgtcgcccgctcggacacgatcggaataggcatgtgggaggggaagtcgctgtgcctaatgcattacgaaacgtgtacttgggtgatcggactgactgtggctgctgaggaagacaaacgacggtccgccaggatgggtgagggcgcatgaggtgagcttgggccagttAGGGTTCAGGAAACCCCGCAACGTGAGCTGCGTCGTGCTGAgagaggtggcgatgaccacgtcacttgttttcaccgtagatagcgaggcatatagctatgatataaatgatggagaactcaagaagctgggatGGCTGGGATGCAGTTccccattgatcccttactctaatacgcttcggccatgcggtgaagaagaggaactgttcgtagataagagaagagaagttgaatgaaaatttttgtctttcatgtgtccaatgctgcgattaaatatcatgaaatagagggttttttgttagtagaattttctgtcattgtgaatgaaacagcaagaaatgatttcttgggagacaatattaaaattgttatgagaaggtataacatgtcatagacaaattcactttgacttagtaatgcaaagtaaacaggttgtgcaagaaaaagttcacatgtcctgaaagagaagaggattgtttagttgattcatatgcatgaatgcatgcatgcgttccctgtcgagcaacaacatcttgtcattctgCAACTATAACCGATCTGAACTCTATACAATCTTAGATAGACAACATCTTGTCTATATAACTTTTTGGGATTTGttcgatttcaagagaggagaaaacgaataacatactattagtgtacaaaaacgaatttatatgctttgaaatgtaagaaaaaaaaaagaaatatgacatactaaataatacttactgCATGCTTTGAGTCATAAAAGAAGTCTCTgcattattctcatcttcatcttttttttttttcttctcttatttttttgcccTTAATTGCCAATAAAAGAGGTTAATTCTGAGCAATTCAGTGGTCAGATCTCAGGATGTCTCGTCCGGCAAGAAAAGGTACCGAAATCTTGAatcaaatgggatgatgctaaaaccccgaacaccaagtaacctctgcttccttttccctttcttttctcgGCAAGTTAGATGTCATGGATAATGTCTTACGGAGGAGAGTGATTTGatggatcacactaaatctaataattaactattgttttcatatgatgtctgaaatgataattttaaatgtaattactatgtgtcattttcataaaaatatataaagaacgatatatatatttttaatttattgtaatacaataaatatgaaatatatatagtttcatggAAAGAGTTGATGAATATGGCAATCGGTCCTTAAAAGAAGAAAGCTGTGTCGATATATGATGCAGAGAATGACAAGAACGTGTGTATATACATCCATGCAGGCACGGTGGTGGGACGCggaaacttcaacaagaaagctgaaAGGGAGGTGCGGCGGGCGGGCGAGCGAACCACCACCGCTTACTTGGCATATAAATCACCGTCCACTCTCCCTCCTTTGCATCCAACCAGCACTGGCAACAAGAAGGAAGCCAACGACCATCGCCATGGCTGCCTCCACCACAAAGTTGGCCGGCCATGCTCACCCTTGCGGCAGTTGCCTGCACGTACGCTGCCAAGCATCTGTTCACTGATCAATCTCCctcccttctctctcttcctctcctcctcttcttcgtatTCTCCCGCTCCGGCTCCAATGGCGCCCCTCCCGGCCCCGTCTCCTTCCCTATCTTCGGAAACTGGCTACAGGTCGGCAACGACCTCAACCACCGGAACCTCGTGGGCATGGCGAAGAAGTAGGGTAACGTGTTCCTGCTGCGGCTCGGGGTACGGTAATTACCCCCTTCCCTCTTGGACAGTCGTATtctttcaaatctctgatcgtCGGAATGGGCGGTACGCTCAACAACACCCATAGCATGGACTTCGTTGGTCCGATGAAGctgggaagtcgctgtgcctaatccaTTACGAAATGTGTACTTGGGTGGTGTTTTCACTACTTGCTGAGCTCCATCATGCTGAGTGACGTTACTTGTTTTCACTATACAAAGTGACATTACCCACCGTTGattccttactctaatacgcttcggcttcggccatgcggtcagGAAGAGGAGCTgactttttcctttttccctgtcatatatatatgcattaccgTAGAGAGACAAAAAATAGCATGAAAATTTTTCTTCGGTTTCTCTTTCTTAGTGTCCAATTCCTGCTTGCTTGCTTGTAGTATAAtgaaattatactatttttttaaaaGGTATTATAGATCAACATAGAGATTATTAGAGTAATGTGAtcaaatgttttactttcgtaaatattcCAAAGTATAGATatcttaatgtaatttttttaaaatataaaaattaaaatattaaaaataaataattacaaagattAATATGTAATTAGACCTTTCGACAAAGCCATCAAGAGAGCATTGGATATGGCATTAGAAGAGCCTATTTGAAAGATCTAATTGGCCATTGGCCATTTATGTCCTCGTGAAGCAAACCATCAAGCATCTACAATTGACAACCTTAGAGAACCTAATGATGAAATGTTCTATTTCATCATTAGAAGAGCCTGTTGATGTAATGTTCTATTTCCTAGCAAAACTGCATCCAAATTATGCAAGTTCTTGCACAGTAGAAACTGTGACTGGGTAGACAAGAACACAGTCAagctgcataaaagaaaaggttaCTGCAAGTCCACGAAGAACACGAAGAAGACTATTCAAAACATACAATGTTTTACTGCTACGCAGAATTCCATGAAGATAGCCACCGGCCATTATCAAGGACACAAGAGAAACGACACCTGCAGGGAATACCTTTCCAGACTACTTGTTGCGAGACCCCATTACAGCTAGAAGAGTCACGGACGTACCTGATAAGTAAAACAGGCAGGTTAAGTAAGCATAAGGAGAAGGGGGAAAAAAGATAGATATAGCCGGTGTTGAGCAGAATAGCCATGGTAGAACCCCTAACCCCAGGGATGATGCGTATAGAGGTCGTTCTGGAAGCTGGGTGTACACGTGACACAATAACGCAGCCGATACCCCTCCGGCAACTAATGACTTCTGGCTGCCGCTCTTCACACATCCCATTACACCGCCGGCTGCGAGGATGCCAatgggagaaaataaatgtttaGCCTTCCAACGGAGGAATGCTTGTTTCGAACACACGTAAGAATGAAGCagaaaaggaaatctgctgtggtTTGCATGTCTTATGGGGATAGGAATGCCCATAACCCTCGTGGCTCCATACAAGATATGAAGTCCAACCTAAAATTTTGGATCCATTAACATTACAAGATCAAGTATGGATCCTATATCTCACCCACCCGATGATACATAAATTAGAATGTCCGATCTGAATCTTCTTAGGTACGGGTCCTCCTCATTTTGGATCCAAAAGCTTATCAGATTCAGACCCCAATTGGATTTTCAGTCGAGTATGGCCCCAACAAAaaacatccctatttataaatggtaaaaagtatgtatgtatgtatgtatcacaAAAAAACAAATCGCTTACGAAACTCAGAAACAATAATGAGCACATATAGCTTGCAGAGATAGACAATATGACCAAAATATGatttcttggtgatgttgaaGTACCAAAATAAAGAGAAGAACGTCTACACGAGCTGCTAACGAGGCATGCATCTTTCAACGTGTGTGTCTTCGCGTTGCACTCAACTCATGTCAAAAAAAAGACCAAtgttaagatagatagatagatagatagatatacatagatatatatatatatatatatatatatatatatatatatatatagagagagagagagagagagagagagagagagagagagagagagagagggatagagaaatagatagatagatatatacat comes from Musa acuminata AAA Group cultivar baxijiao unplaced genomic scaffold, Cavendish_Baxijiao_AAA HiC_scaffold_1072, whole genome shotgun sequence and encodes:
- the LOC135666111 gene encoding putative pentatricopeptide repeat-containing protein At1g56570: MPQPVIRPPQPSSSAFLGAFMCHAALLKASAFALKHRVPSFAARPLSSNPIAEPKAFLIPSTDRWNSMIRAHVDSGHFHTALSLFSAMREGGARPDHYTFPLVNRAASSLASRIDVGEAIHCLAVKAGFAGDVYFCNTMMEAYVRNGGVGMARQVFDEMCVRDVVSWTSLISGYAGVGDFGEAFDLLHRMRAEGLQPSPVTLAVLLRACCAAADVAGGCQLHGFVIKMGFGGHELVQNSILTMFSKLSCFEVVQKLFDDIQNRSVASWNVLVSMYSSMGDVSGAIDSYEKMKMELSPSSETLTSLLSALAKSEDLRLGKWAHCHAVKAGQIDAILHASLVDFYAKCGELEFAVQLYEEAQTKSSTLWCIMMWGFLQNGEFLETVRLFQRMQEAGFMPGKDALRVLVMACSHLGVLMWGKGIHGYLIRNNTLEAGDSDDTALGTSVLNMYAKCGSIDLARRCFDRIAEKDIVAWTSMVEGYAVHGLGMEALDLFYRMKEEGVRPNSVTFLSLLSACNHSGLVREGCELFDCMITRYCIRPEISHYTCLVDLLGRSGRLGEALDVITGMIAEPDGRIWGALLASCRTHSDSVLGNYAAKKLFDLEPDNMGYQVVLSNIFAGDERWEETERTRKLMHREEVRKKPGWSCVQVKGMSDVFVAGDKSHPQVGKIYEVLGCLARQSEESRDC